The proteins below are encoded in one region of Vespa velutina chromosome 11, iVesVel2.1, whole genome shotgun sequence:
- the LOC124952912 gene encoding histone lysine demethylase PHF8-like isoform X1 — protein MEIPVTYCLCGRSYDAEQFMIQCDICKEWYHGGCVTLKEYMSIDLDKYHCPKCETICGPSIMKTRLNWHRHDYTEIDADSKPVQTGTPVFIRELKSRHFPKADDIVKHVRGQQLTLQYLQTNGFETPIIIDGKDGLDMSVPPPNFSVYDVESYIGGDREMDVIDVTRQSNIRMKLRDFVEYYNSPCRTRVFNVISLEFTNTGLSPMVEAPYIARKLDWVNSVWPRDWPEESDIKRPEVQKYCLMGVKDSFTDFHIDFGGTSVWYHVLRGEKVFYLIKPTPANLQLYQHWMCSSTQSETFFGDQADACYKCVIKQGQTMMIPTGWIHAVLTPVDSLVFGGNFVHSLNIPMQIQIYELERKMKTPAKFQYPGFETVNWFAAKKLLKELKELNNEEKKCPSYFLQGVRALLSILKQWNTDKDYNMISRSQIPDTINSQKLLKDFSKEIRHAERYLISLNPPKPERESKRKKKKPLNKDFVDYDVADKMAENPFKATLKETNKVGTLISDNIPTNRPPLKLTLSKPVMYPYVKNTPMEEKHVNSSTQKRTSKPGKQSPTVIRFKLGNNEVVRSTNDNINLKNNFPSNHTTVVTKELGWNRTSVYDFHDGSNESDYGRFTIDESPKRRRNSKSNTQKRFKRDYDGDVDILNDMPKNGIEELLKASAYTLGNAPQRLDITPSTIPQYSQPVPPPPTGIYKLKTASSDRASPSTREAIAGMLSFSEQCYSTTSSNSTKPTKIEKTQRNNANDDDDQLIENIDKVHQDDDFIYPALDASDDEDYIFKPKAKSQIDEAWNPKARVGPLLPKTNRPAREGVRKTSVEKGLEAAAAKRAKQAGEYLDNDMDKITKKKLNTTKRTYNKKKQKDTSVTSVPTSVIPMENIVKTSSGYGSILTSPNRLKDVKAKLAAPVPIERKPRKGMKTAKQRLGKILKLHKMMH, from the exons ATGGAGATACCAGTTACGTATTGTTTGTGTGGTCGTTCTTATGATGCTGAACAATTTATGATACAATGCGATATTTGCAAGGAATGGTACCACGGCGG GTGTGTAACTCTAAAAGAGTACATGTCAATAGACCTTGATAAATATCATTGTCCTAAATGTGAGACGATATGTGGACCGTCTATCA tgAAAACTAGATTGAATTGGCATAGACACGATTATACCGAAATAGATGCTGATTCTAAGCCTGTTCAAACTGGAACTCCAGTATTCATTAGAGAATTAAAATCCAGACATTTTCCTAAAGCTGATGATATAGTAAAACACGTCAGGGGACAACAATTAACGTTACAATATCTACAAACTAATGGATTTGAAACACCTATCATTATAGATGGCAAAGATGGTCTCGATATGAGCGTACCTCCTCCAAACTTTAGTGTTTACGATGTTGAAAGTTATATAg GTGGAGATCGTGAAATGGATGTGATAGATGTTACAAGACAAAGTAacattcgaatgaaattacGAGACTTCGTAGAATATTACAATTCCCCTTGTCGGACAAGGGTTTTTAATGTGATAAGTCTCGAATTTACAAATACTGG TCTTTCACCAATGGTCGAAGCACCATACATCGCGCGCAAACTTGACTGGGTAAACTCTGTTTGGCCACGTGATTGGCCCGAGGAAAGCGATATAAAGCGTCCTGAAGTACAAAAATATTGCCTAATGGGAGTCAAAGACAGTTTCACAGATTTTCATATAGATTTTGGCGGGACTTCCGTATGGTATCATGTATTAAGGGGGGAAAAAGTGTTTTACCTTATAAAACCGACACCAgcaaatttacaattatatcaGCACTGGATGTGCAGTTCAACACAGAGTGAAACTTTCTTTGGAGACCAGGCTGATGCATGTTACAAATGCGTTATTAAACAGGGCCAGACTATGATGATACCAACCGGTTGGATACATGCCGTCTTAACTCCAGTCGATTCTTTGGTTTTCGGTGGAAATTTTGTACATAGTCTCAATATTCCTATGCAGATACA gatATATGAGttggaaagaaagatgaaaaccCCTGCCAAATTTCAATATCCCGGTTTTGAAACGGTTAATTGGTTTGCTGCTAAAAAATTGCTTAAAGAACTGAAGGAATTAaataacgaagagaaaaaatgtccGTCGTATTTTTTACAAGGTGTTAGAGCGTTATTAAGTATTTTAAAACAATGGAACACTGATAAAGAT taCAATATGATCAGCCGAAGTCAAATACCGGATACGATAAATAgtcaaaaattattgaaagattTTAGTAAAGAAATACGACACGcggaaagatatttaatatcattaaatccTCCTAAACCGGAGCGTGAaagtaaacgaaagaaaaagaagccaTTGAATAAAGATTTCGTAGATTACGATGTTGCGGATAAAATGGCAGAAAATCCTTTTAAAGCGACATTAAAGGAAACAAATAAAGTTGGAACATTAATTAGCGATAATATACCGACTAATCGGCCACCATTAAAATTAACTTTATCAAAACCCGTTATGTATCCATATGTTAAAAATACGCCGATGGAAGAAAAACATGTTAATAGTTCTACTCAGAAACGTACATCCAAACCAGGAAAACAAAGTCCTACCGTAATTAGATTCAAATTGGGAAACAACGAAGTTGTTAGAAgtacaaacgataatatcaatttaaaaaataattttccatcgAATCATACTACTGTGGTAACGAAAGAACTTGGTTGGAATCGAACATCTGTATATGATTTTCATGACGGTAGTAATGAAAGTGATTATGGTAGATTTACTATAGACGAGTCtccaaaaagaagaagaaattctaaATCTAACACACAGAAACGATTTAAGCGAGATTACGATGGCGACGTTGATATTCTAAATGATATGCCTAAAAATGGTATCGAAGAATTATTGAAAGCATCAGCGTATACATTGGGAAATGCTCCACAAAGATTAGACATTac acCATCCACGATTCCACAGTACAGTCAACCTGTGCCACCACCTCCTACAGG tatttataaattgaaaacgGCTAGTTCTGACAGGGCATCACCATCAACTCGTGAAGCCATTGCCGGAATGTTATCGTTCAGCGAGCAATGTTACTCGACAACCTCAAGTAATTCCACGAAACcaacaaaaattgaaaagacaCAACGCAATAATGccaatgatgatgacgatcaattaatagaaaatattgataaagttCATCAGGATGATGATTTTA TTTATCCGGCTTTGGATGCTTCTGACGATgaagattatattttcaaaccAAAAGCAAAAAGTCAGATAGATGAAGCATGGAATCCGAAAGCCAGAGTTGGGCCACTCTTGCCAAAGACAAATCGACCGGCACGAGAAGGAGTAAGGAAAACTTCTGTGGAAAAGGGATTGGAAGCAGCAGCCGCAAAACGGGCAAAACAAGCg GGTGAATATCTGGATAACGACATGGACAAGattacgaagaagaaattg AATACAACGAAGAGGACGTACaataagaaaaagcaaaaggacACATCTGTTACGTCTGTGCCAACTTCAGTTATACCTATGGAAAACATTGTGAAAACAAGTAGTGGATATGGATCGATATTGACGAGTCCAAATAGGTTGAAAGATGTTAAGGCTAAGTTAGCTGCACCAGTTCCAAttg AACGTAAACCTAGAAAGGGAATGAAAACAGCTAAACAACGTCtgggaaaaattttaaaacttCATAAAATGATGCATTAG